From the genome of Azospira restricta, one region includes:
- a CDS encoding ABC transporter ATP-binding protein, with product MAGNGIRIEGLRKRYGRGDAAVDALRGVDMEVAAGEVVGLIGPSGSGKSTLLKCLGAVVEPSGGRIALGDEVIYDNGWKPPDLRTLRRDRIGFVFQAPYLIPFLDVADNVALLPMLAGRQNGDARKRAHELLDALDVGHRAKARPSQLSGGEQQRVAIARALANQPPVILADEPTAPLDSERALAVVRILNRMARQFSTAIVVVTHDEKIIPTFKRLYHIRDGRTVEERGEGREL from the coding sequence ATGGCCGGCAACGGAATCCGGATCGAGGGCCTGCGCAAGCGCTACGGGCGCGGCGACGCCGCCGTCGATGCGCTCAGGGGCGTCGACATGGAGGTTGCCGCCGGCGAGGTGGTCGGCCTGATCGGCCCGTCGGGCTCCGGGAAAAGCACGCTGCTGAAATGCCTGGGCGCCGTCGTCGAACCGAGCGGCGGGCGGATCGCCCTCGGCGACGAAGTGATCTACGACAACGGCTGGAAGCCCCCGGATTTGCGCACCCTGCGTCGCGACCGCATCGGCTTCGTCTTTCAGGCGCCTTACCTCATACCGTTCCTCGATGTCGCCGACAACGTTGCCTTGCTGCCGATGCTGGCCGGGCGGCAAAACGGAGATGCACGGAAGCGGGCGCATGAACTGCTCGACGCGCTCGACGTCGGCCACCGGGCAAAGGCGCGGCCGTCGCAGCTTTCGGGCGGAGAACAGCAGCGCGTGGCGATCGCCCGGGCGCTCGCTAACCAGCCGCCGGTGATCCTCGCCGACGAACCGACGGCCCCGCTCGACAGCGAGCGCGCGCTCGCCGTCGTCCGCATCCTGAACCGGATGGCCCGTCAGTTCAGCACGGCCATAGTCGTCGTCACACACGACGAAAAGATCATCCCCACCTTCAAGCGCCTCTATCACATCCGCGACGGACGGACGGTCGAGGAGCGCGGCGAGGGACGGGAGTTGTGA
- a CDS encoding metal-sulfur cluster assembly factor: MDENTTTAPDPDVVRAALRQVVDPEVGMNIVDLGLVYRIETEPAIVVEMTMTSPTCPMGDLILDEVRYELAEAFPDAPPADLRLVWEPPWNPSMMSGRARLNFGWQEDDAPNAIPSPHP; the protein is encoded by the coding sequence ATGGACGAAAACACCACCACCGCTCCCGACCCCGACGTCGTCCGCGCCGCGCTGCGCCAGGTGGTCGATCCCGAGGTCGGCATGAACATCGTCGACCTCGGCCTGGTGTACCGCATCGAGACCGAGCCGGCGATCGTCGTCGAGATGACGATGACCTCGCCGACCTGCCCGATGGGCGACCTGATCCTCGACGAAGTCCGCTACGAGCTGGCCGAGGCCTTCCCCGACGCGCCGCCGGCCGACCTCCGGCTGGTCTGGGAGCCGCCGTGGAACCCGTCGATGATGAGCGGCCGCGCCCGGCTGAATTTCGGCTGGCAGGAAGACGACGCACCGAACGCCATCCCCTCCCCCCACCCCTGA
- a CDS encoding DUF2249 domain-containing protein, whose product MSTAPTCKTTVDVRTIPPRERHPLIFGSFDELAPGEALLLINDHDPKPLFYQFQAESRGEFTWDYLETGPEVWQVRIGRAVRGEGPARACGH is encoded by the coding sequence ATGAGCACCGCCCCCACCTGCAAGACCACCGTCGACGTGCGCACGATCCCGCCGCGCGAACGCCACCCGCTGATCTTCGGCAGCTTCGACGAACTCGCCCCCGGCGAGGCCCTGCTGCTGATCAACGACCACGACCCGAAGCCGCTGTTCTACCAGTTCCAGGCCGAGTCGCGCGGCGAGTTCACCTGGGACTACCTGGAAACCGGGCCGGAAGTCTGGCAGGTGCGCATCGGCCGCGCCGTCCGCGGCGAAGGGCCTGCCAGGGCCTGCGGTCACTGA
- a CDS encoding ATP-binding cassette domain-containing protein, whose protein sequence is MPYLTLSDASLAFGHVPLLDHADFQLDPGERVALIGRNGTGKSSLLAALAGHGALDDGEVWRQPGARIGYVPQEPPFDPELTVFAAVVGGMGTTSALLAEYHEVSHRLAESDAEHEPLLARLHTLQTELEALGAWEYESQAERVIQRFSLDPDAKVGSLSGGQKKRLALAQALAVSPDVLLLDEPTNHLDIAAIEWLENQLIESNLTLLFITHDRRFLDRVATRIVELDRGKLMSCPGSFAEYQKRKAQMLYDEEVANAKFDKFLAQEEVWIRKGVEARRTRNEGRVLRLEQLRRERAARRERQGRVELAVDAGEKSGQLVAELSNVTKRFGDKVVVRDFSTRLMRGDKIGLIGPNGAGKTTLLRLILGELQPDEGKVRQGTKIEVAYFDQFRAQLDPEAALVDVISPGSDYVEIAGVKKHVISYLGDFLFAPQRARSPVKSLSGGERNRLLLARLFARPANVLVLDEPTNDLDIETLELLEELLQDYPGTLFLVSHDRAFLDAVVTQTIAAEGDGVWHEYAGGYSDWANYQQQRRAAEAAEAQATKQKEAPKPAAEKPRGAPTKLSYKDQRELDALPAKIAALEEEQKSLTAKLEDPALYASDPQAAQGFATRLSEIDDELLALLERWEALEAMVARS, encoded by the coding sequence GTGCCCTACCTGACCCTCTCCGACGCTTCCCTCGCCTTCGGCCACGTGCCGCTCCTCGACCATGCCGACTTCCAGCTCGACCCCGGCGAGCGCGTCGCGCTGATCGGCCGCAACGGCACCGGCAAGTCCTCGCTGCTGGCGGCGCTGGCCGGCCACGGCGCGCTCGACGACGGCGAGGTCTGGCGCCAGCCCGGCGCGCGCATCGGCTACGTGCCGCAGGAGCCGCCGTTCGATCCGGAGCTGACGGTGTTCGCGGCGGTGGTCGGCGGCATGGGCACGACCTCGGCGCTCTTGGCCGAATATCACGAGGTGTCGCACCGGCTGGCCGAGAGCGACGCCGAGCACGAGCCGCTGCTCGCCCGCCTGCACACCCTGCAGACCGAGCTCGAAGCGCTCGGCGCGTGGGAATACGAGTCGCAGGCCGAGCGCGTGATCCAGCGCTTCTCGCTCGACCCGGACGCCAAGGTCGGCAGCCTCTCCGGCGGCCAGAAGAAGCGCCTCGCGCTGGCGCAGGCGCTGGCCGTGTCGCCCGACGTGCTGCTGCTCGACGAGCCGACCAACCACCTCGACATCGCCGCCATCGAATGGCTGGAAAACCAGCTGATCGAGTCGAACCTGACGCTGCTCTTCATCACCCACGACCGGCGCTTCCTCGACCGCGTCGCCACGCGCATCGTCGAGCTCGACCGCGGCAAGCTGATGAGCTGCCCGGGCAGCTTCGCCGAGTACCAGAAGCGCAAGGCGCAGATGCTCTACGACGAGGAAGTGGCGAACGCGAAGTTCGACAAGTTCCTGGCGCAGGAAGAGGTGTGGATCAGGAAGGGCGTGGAGGCCCGGCGCACGCGCAACGAAGGCCGCGTGCTGCGCCTCGAGCAGCTGCGCCGCGAGCGCGCGGCGCGGCGCGAGCGGCAGGGCCGGGTCGAACTGGCGGTGGACGCCGGCGAGAAGAGCGGCCAGCTCGTCGCCGAGCTGAGCAACGTGACCAAGCGCTTCGGCGACAAGGTCGTCGTGCGCGACTTCTCGACCCGCCTGATGCGCGGCGACAAGATCGGCCTGATCGGTCCCAACGGCGCCGGCAAGACGACGCTGTTGCGGCTGATCCTCGGCGAGCTGCAGCCCGACGAAGGCAAGGTGCGCCAGGGCACCAAGATCGAGGTCGCCTACTTCGACCAGTTCCGCGCCCAGCTCGACCCGGAGGCGGCGCTGGTCGATGTGATCTCGCCGGGTTCCGACTACGTCGAGATCGCCGGCGTCAAGAAACACGTCATCAGTTATCTCGGCGACTTTCTGTTCGCCCCGCAGCGCGCGCGCTCGCCGGTCAAGTCGCTGTCCGGCGGCGAGCGCAACCGCCTCTTGCTGGCGCGCCTCTTCGCGCGGCCGGCGAACGTGCTGGTGCTCGACGAGCCGACCAACGATCTCGACATCGAGACGCTGGAGCTGCTCGAAGAGCTGCTGCAGGACTACCCCGGCACGCTGTTCCTGGTCAGCCACGACCGCGCGTTCCTCGATGCGGTGGTGACGCAGACGATCGCCGCCGAGGGCGACGGCGTCTGGCACGAATACGCCGGCGGCTACAGCGACTGGGCCAATTACCAGCAGCAGCGCCGCGCCGCGGAAGCAGCCGAGGCGCAGGCGACGAAGCAGAAGGAAGCGCCGAAGCCGGCGGCCGAGAAGCCGCGCGGCGCGCCGACCAAGCTCTCGTACAAGGACCAGCGCGAGCTCGACGCGCTGCCGGCGAAGATCGCCGCGCTGGAGGAAGAGCAGAAGTCGCTGACCGCGAAGCTCGAAGATCCCGCGCTCTACGCCAGCGACCCGCAGGCGGCGCAGGGCTTCGCCACGCGCCTCTCCGAGATCGACGACGAGCTGCTGGCGCTGCTCGAGCGCTGGGAGGCGCTGGAAGCGATGGTGGCGCGGAGCTGA
- a CDS encoding hemerythrin domain-containing protein has protein sequence MKRTPALQDLSREHHDALKLARHGKLAALSGDAATVAAYGAHVARCFDNEMEPHFREEESELLPFLAAAGDGELVWRTLAEHAELRALAIALRQPDAAALLRFSELLTAHVRFEERELFAAAQAAGFGAADALSAAPRPPCAAARPPAAPALRR, from the coding sequence ATGAAACGCACCCCCGCCCTGCAGGACCTCTCGCGCGAACACCACGACGCGCTGAAGCTGGCGCGCCACGGCAAGCTCGCCGCGCTGTCCGGCGACGCCGCGACGGTCGCAGCCTACGGTGCGCACGTCGCGCGCTGCTTCGACAACGAAATGGAGCCGCACTTCCGCGAGGAGGAGAGCGAGCTGCTGCCCTTCCTCGCCGCCGCCGGCGACGGCGAGCTGGTCTGGCGCACGCTCGCCGAGCACGCCGAACTGCGCGCGCTGGCGATTGCGCTGCGGCAGCCGGACGCCGCCGCGCTGCTGCGCTTTTCCGAACTGCTGACGGCCCACGTCCGCTTCGAGGAGCGCGAGCTGTTCGCGGCGGCGCAGGCCGCCGGCTTCGGCGCGGCGGACGCGCTCAGCGCCGCGCCAAGACCGCCGTGCGCAGCAGCACGGCCGCCAGCAGCGCCAGCGCTCCGCCGCTGA
- a CDS encoding DUF411 domain-containing protein, which yields MLKKLLISLVAACALTGAFSSAFAAEKKVPPVEVYVPHLCLACLDWAEHLRQNGFPKVTVKEVEDMAALKKKLKVPADLESVHTAVVAGYFVEGHVPAEDIHELLKEKPKAWGIAVPGLPRGAPGRELSMPSCETGCTMLDAQTPEREIRREMFNTMVVYKDGRVKVWARH from the coding sequence ATGCTGAAGAAACTGCTGATCTCCCTTGTCGCCGCCTGCGCGCTGACCGGCGCGTTTTCCTCCGCGTTCGCCGCCGAGAAGAAGGTGCCGCCGGTCGAGGTCTACGTGCCGCACCTGTGCCTGGCCTGTCTCGACTGGGCCGAGCACCTGCGCCAGAACGGCTTCCCGAAGGTGACGGTGAAGGAAGTCGAGGACATGGCGGCGCTGAAGAAAAAGCTGAAGGTGCCGGCCGACCTCGAATCGGTGCACACCGCGGTAGTCGCCGGCTACTTCGTCGAAGGCCACGTACCGGCCGAGGACATCCACGAGCTGCTGAAGGAAAAGCCCAAGGCCTGGGGCATCGCCGTTCCCGGCCTGCCGCGCGGCGCGCCGGGGCGCGAGCTGTCGATGCCGAGCTGCGAGACCGGGTGCACGATGCTCGACGCACAGACGCCCGAGCGCGAGATCCGCCGCGAGATGTTCAACACGATGGTCGTCTACAAGGACGGCCGCGTGAAGGTCTGGGCGCGGCACTGA
- a CDS encoding ABC transporter permease: MISLSGRDIVHSWGKFVFTGVGLGLLIGATLIMAGVYRGMVDDGKALLDNSGADLWVVQQGTLGPYAESSSVNDDTYRTLLAMPGVARAANATYLTMQVRQAERDVRAMVVGVASGEPGATPGWPPYLVAGHQIARAHYEAVADVATGFALGESIVIRRNRYTVVGLTRRMVSSSGDPMVFIPLRDAQEAQFLKDNDAIWQGRRRTEANPAFNRPGLPGLQDDVNAAQATNAFVNAVLLTLQPGHAPDEVAESIRRWKRLTVYTRAQMESILVGKLIATSARQIGMFLVILAAVSAAIVAFIIYTLTMDKIREIAVLKLIGTRNRTIAAMILQQAIALGVIGFVVGKISASLSAPLFPKYVLLTPQDSVLGFLAVQAICALSSVVAIRLALKVDPAEAIGG; encoded by the coding sequence ATGATCAGCCTTTCCGGCCGCGACATCGTCCATAGCTGGGGGAAGTTCGTCTTCACCGGGGTCGGGCTGGGGCTGCTGATCGGCGCGACACTGATCATGGCCGGCGTCTATCGCGGCATGGTCGACGACGGCAAGGCGCTGCTCGACAACAGCGGCGCCGACCTGTGGGTCGTGCAGCAAGGGACGCTCGGCCCGTACGCCGAGTCGTCGAGCGTCAACGACGACACCTACCGGACCTTGCTCGCCATGCCGGGCGTGGCGCGTGCGGCCAACGCCACCTATCTCACGATGCAGGTGCGCCAGGCCGAGCGCGACGTGCGCGCCATGGTCGTCGGCGTGGCGTCCGGCGAACCCGGCGCAACGCCGGGGTGGCCGCCCTACCTCGTCGCCGGCCACCAGATCGCGCGTGCCCACTACGAGGCGGTCGCCGACGTCGCCACCGGCTTCGCGCTCGGAGAATCGATCGTCATTCGCCGGAACCGCTACACGGTGGTCGGCCTGACCCGGCGCATGGTGTCGTCGAGCGGCGACCCGATGGTCTTCATTCCGCTCCGCGACGCGCAGGAGGCTCAGTTCCTGAAGGACAACGACGCCATCTGGCAGGGGCGGCGCCGCACCGAGGCGAATCCCGCATTCAACCGTCCCGGGCTGCCGGGGCTGCAGGACGACGTTAACGCTGCGCAGGCCACCAACGCCTTCGTGAACGCCGTGCTGCTGACGCTGCAGCCGGGACACGCGCCGGACGAGGTGGCGGAAAGCATCCGGCGCTGGAAGCGGCTGACGGTCTATACGCGGGCGCAGATGGAAAGCATCCTTGTCGGCAAGCTGATCGCCACCTCTGCGCGCCAGATCGGCATGTTCCTCGTCATCCTCGCCGCCGTCAGCGCGGCCATCGTCGCCTTCATCATCTACACGCTGACCATGGACAAGATTCGCGAGATCGCCGTGCTCAAGCTGATCGGCACGCGCAATCGGACCATCGCTGCGATGATCCTGCAGCAGGCGATCGCGCTCGGCGTCATCGGCTTCGTCGTCGGCAAGATCAGCGCCAGCCTTTCCGCGCCTCTCTTCCCGAAATATGTGTTGCTCACCCCGCAGGATTCGGTCCTCGGCTTCCTCGCGGTGCAGGCGATCTGCGCGCTGTCCAGCGTCGTCGCCATCCGCCTCGCGCTGAAGGTCGACCCCGCGGAAGCGATCGGAGGCTGA
- a CDS encoding MFS transporter, with protein sequence MNVPRQRLPRVVVVLGLVSFCNDLASEMVTPLIPILLAAVLGAGPLALGLVEGVAEAVASWLKLWAGRRSDLWGGRRKPFVLAGYFLSNLVRPLLGVAGSWGAVVLLRGVDRVGKGLRTAPRDALVADATPPALRGRAYGLHRALDNGGAMGGALLAAACLSWSDLSLPQIILLSALPGFAGVALVAFAVRDHAAAGAPDARPDAGAGAGRQATPPPLAWRLLDPRLRRYFLVLALFALARASETFIVLRGHELAMSVPMLLLLWAAMSFAKAVTAWFGGRFGDRVGHGRVVLLHWLAHGLAFQLLAFVDSPATLWAAALVFGICAGIGEGAERALVGEIGNANERGTAFGWYNMTLGLAAIPAGLFFGGVWAAFGAAAAFLSGGALALLAAVLLRTAVLARR encoded by the coding sequence ATGAACGTGCCGCGCCAACGCCTGCCGCGCGTCGTCGTCGTCCTCGGGCTGGTCAGTTTCTGCAACGACCTCGCTTCCGAGATGGTGACGCCGCTGATCCCGATCCTGCTCGCCGCGGTGCTCGGCGCCGGGCCGCTGGCGCTCGGGCTGGTCGAGGGCGTCGCCGAGGCGGTGGCATCCTGGCTGAAGCTGTGGGCGGGCCGGCGCTCCGACCTGTGGGGCGGGCGGCGCAAGCCTTTCGTGCTCGCCGGCTATTTCCTCTCCAACCTCGTGCGGCCGCTGCTCGGCGTCGCCGGCAGCTGGGGCGCGGTGGTCCTGCTGCGCGGCGTCGACCGCGTCGGCAAGGGGCTGCGCACGGCGCCGCGCGACGCGCTGGTGGCCGATGCGACGCCGCCCGCACTGCGCGGCCGCGCCTACGGCCTGCACCGCGCGCTCGACAACGGCGGCGCGATGGGCGGCGCGCTGCTCGCCGCCGCCTGCCTGTCGTGGTCCGACCTCTCGCTGCCGCAGATCATCCTGCTGTCGGCGCTGCCCGGCTTCGCCGGCGTCGCGCTGGTGGCCTTCGCGGTGCGCGACCATGCCGCCGCCGGTGCGCCGGATGCGCGTCCCGATGCGGGCGCTGGCGCGGGGCGGCAGGCGACGCCGCCGCCGCTTGCCTGGCGCCTGCTCGACCCGCGGCTGCGTCGTTACTTCCTGGTGCTGGCGCTGTTCGCGCTGGCGCGCGCGTCGGAGACCTTCATCGTGCTGCGCGGCCACGAGCTGGCGATGTCGGTGCCGATGCTGCTGCTGCTGTGGGCGGCGATGAGCTTCGCCAAGGCGGTCACCGCGTGGTTCGGCGGCCGCTTCGGCGACCGCGTCGGCCACGGCCGCGTCGTGCTGCTGCATTGGCTGGCGCACGGGCTGGCCTTCCAGCTGCTGGCCTTCGTCGATTCGCCGGCGACGCTGTGGGCGGCGGCGCTGGTCTTCGGCATCTGCGCCGGCATCGGCGAGGGCGCCGAGCGCGCGCTGGTCGGCGAGATCGGCAACGCGAACGAACGCGGCACCGCCTTCGGCTGGTACAACATGACCCTCGGGCTGGCGGCGATTCCCGCCGGCCTGTTCTTCGGCGGCGTCTGGGCGGCCTTCGGCGCCGCCGCCGCCTTCCTCAGCGGCGGAGCGCTGGCGCTGCTGGCGGCCGTGCTGCTGCGCACGGCGGTCTTGGCGCGGCGCTGA